In a genomic window of Gigantopelta aegis isolate Gae_Host chromosome 9, Gae_host_genome, whole genome shotgun sequence:
- the LOC121381563 gene encoding leucine-rich repeat-containing protein 15-like yields MEYRSRGALIESLIGNEIEWIPPDLFKGTNIKILALSRNNIQQFPGDPLGNMPNLWFLGLNDNEIKVISKSHLNYLASSPLTHLNISHNKINYIQPGALSQLKQLKILELHNNEFDEIPQGTFNQIGSLLHIDLHKNKLESLTANSFTYLPKIITLRLHSQTPKMTNVQYNAFHNISHVLENLWISDNALKTFPHPALSEETWTALKNIYAEDNLITNPALYGIEHFSKSMGYTAKTRAQAHMPFDTLKTVERLYVVKP; encoded by the exons ATGGAATACAGAAGTAGGGGTGCCCTTATTGA ATCGCTGATTGGAAACGAAATAGAGTGGATTCCacctgacctatttaaaggaaCAAACATCAAAATCTT GGCTCTGAGCCGAAACAACATTCAACAATTTCCTGGAGATCCTCTGGGGAATATGCCCAATTTGTGGTTTCT AGGTCTAAACGACAATGAGATCAAGGTAATTTCCAAGAGTCATCTCAACTACTTGGCCAGTTCACCACTGACACACCT aaatATTAGTCATAACAAGATAAACTACATACAACCTGGAGCCTTATCACAGTTAAAACAACTCAAAATTCT AGAACTACACAACAACGAGTTTGATGAAATTCCACAAGGAACGTTCAATCAGATAGGCAGTCTGCTTCACAT AGACCTTCACAAGAACAAGCTGGAGAGTCTGACGGCCAATAGTTTCACGTATCTTCCAAAGATCATCACACTTCGATTGCACAGTCAAACTCCCAAGATGACCAATGTCCAGTACAATGCCTTTCACAACATCAGCCATGTCCTAGAGAACCT ATGGATCAGCGATAatgctttaaaaacatttcctcaCCCAGCCCTTTCTGAAGAAACGTGGACTGCTTTAAAGAACAT TTACGCTGAAGACAACTTGATCACAAATCCTGCTCTGTACGGTATAGAACATTTTTCTAAAAGCATGGGATACACGGCCAAGACTCGCGCCCAGGCGCACATGCCTTTTGACACGCTAAAGACTGTGGAGAGACTGTACGTTGTCAAACCTTAA
- the LOC121381564 gene encoding cartilage oligomeric matrix protein-like, giving the protein MLKDGDSIPDYVDNCPEIPNAEQKDIDHDGKGDECDDDSDDDGILDTKDNCPLVKNPSQDDVDGNHRGDLCELDLDMDETIDRLDNCPENTFINRTSFVRHTVVDFIPTWTTEPAPIWRVLDNGMEIRQDRKTRKAVALIGMCQIFTCTF; this is encoded by the exons ATGTTAAA AGATGGCGATTCCATTCCAGATTACGTAGACAATTGTCCTGAAATACCAAATGCAGAACAGAAAGACATTGATCATGATGGCAAAG gTGACGAGTGTGATGACGATTCTGACGATGATGGAATACTTGATACTAAAGATAACTGCCCATTGGTTAAAAATCCTTCACAGGATGATGTTGACG gaaATCATCGCGGTGATCTGTGTGAGCTTGACCTAGACATGGACGAGACGATCGACAGACTGGACAACTGTCCAGAGAATACGTTCATCAACAGGACATCGTTCGTGAGACACACAGTTGTTGACTTCATCCCAACCTGGACGACAGAACCAGCACCAATCTGGAGGGTGCTAGACAATGGGATGGAGATAAGACAAGACAGAAAGACAAGGAAAGCTGTAGCTTTGATAGGCATGTGTcagatatttacatgtacattttag